In Nitratireductor basaltis, the following are encoded in one genomic region:
- a CDS encoding FMN-dependent NADH-azoreductase: MTTLLHIDSSAQLEERSLTRQLTKTFMDAYLGTHASARVIRRDVGQTPPPAITSDFIHAAFTPADQRENWMRERLALSDELVDEVVASDIIVLGAPMYNYGMPAALKAWVDHVARIGRTFSFDLSRGDFPIEPVLSGKTLVVLSARGEFGFAPGGIRAHLNALDPAIGACAHYWGVAQEAIHTIAIEYQEFKDDRHRRSIDDAHQNARALAMKLAANVAAVAA, translated from the coding sequence ATGACGACTTTGCTGCACATCGATTCAAGCGCACAGCTTGAAGAGAGATCCCTCACCCGCCAACTGACCAAGACCTTCATGGATGCCTATCTCGGCACCCATGCAAGCGCCCGCGTCATCCGTCGTGATGTCGGCCAGACACCACCGCCCGCCATCACCAGTGATTTCATTCACGCTGCCTTCACCCCAGCAGATCAGCGCGAGAACTGGATGCGAGAGCGACTGGCGCTGTCGGATGAACTGGTCGATGAAGTCGTGGCTTCGGACATCATCGTGCTTGGTGCGCCGATGTACAATTACGGCATGCCGGCAGCACTCAAGGCCTGGGTGGATCATGTGGCCCGTATCGGCCGCACCTTCTCATTCGACCTTTCACGAGGCGATTTTCCGATTGAACCAGTCCTGAGCGGGAAGACACTCGTCGTGCTGTCCGCCCGCGGCGAGTTCGGGTTCGCACCCGGCGGAATACGCGCTCACCTCAACGCGCTCGACCCGGCCATTGGAGCCTGCGCCCATTATTGGGGCGTGGCTCAAGAGGCCATTCACACCATCGCCATCGAGTATCAGGAATTCAAGGATGACCGCCACCGCCGCTCCATCGATGACGCACATCAGAATGCACGCGCACTGGCTATGAAACTGGCCGCCAACGTGGCCGCGGTTGCTGCCTGA
- a CDS encoding LysR substrate-binding domain-containing protein, whose product MRRLPPLHALRAFEAAARHLHFSKAAEELALTPTAISHQVRQLEALLGVQLFHRYPRPVRLTADGAALYPVLRDALDEIAAKIAELSNSGGAEPLAVSVTLAFASRWLMPRLQRLQNETGLRITVEADDRIANLHGDTVDLAIRYCASPSSGGRWQRLFQDHFIPVAAPTLCPAGVEELAVHDIAKLPLIHYRWKNQTLDAPDWQKWFSFAIKARTQIAVAQEFSEEVLAIDAAVAGQGVVLASQVLVSDLLASGQLVQLSPMDLPGPSCWAVHLSSHPRQAEINRLIEWMRQSHIGD is encoded by the coding sequence ATGCGTCGATTGCCGCCCTTGCATGCACTGCGCGCGTTCGAAGCTGCAGCGCGTCACTTGCATTTCTCCAAGGCTGCCGAGGAATTGGCTCTTACACCTACCGCTATCAGCCATCAGGTCAGGCAATTGGAGGCGCTGCTGGGTGTTCAGCTCTTTCACCGTTATCCGCGGCCGGTCCGGCTCACTGCTGATGGTGCAGCACTCTATCCGGTGCTGCGTGATGCGCTCGACGAGATCGCGGCCAAGATCGCCGAGCTGTCGAATAGTGGTGGTGCAGAGCCGCTGGCGGTTTCCGTCACACTGGCATTTGCCAGTCGCTGGTTGATGCCCCGCCTGCAGCGGCTACAGAATGAGACGGGGCTTCGTATAACCGTTGAAGCTGATGATCGCATTGCCAATCTTCATGGCGATACGGTTGATCTGGCGATCCGCTATTGCGCCAGTCCATCAAGCGGAGGGCGCTGGCAGAGGCTGTTTCAAGATCACTTCATCCCGGTTGCCGCACCAACGCTGTGTCCCGCCGGTGTAGAAGAGCTGGCTGTGCATGACATCGCGAAACTGCCCCTGATCCACTACAGGTGGAAGAACCAGACGCTGGACGCACCCGACTGGCAGAAATGGTTCTCCTTCGCGATCAAGGCACGCACCCAGATTGCGGTGGCGCAGGAGTTTTCGGAAGAGGTGTTGGCAATCGATGCTGCCGTTGCGGGGCAGGGGGTCGTGCTTGCTTCCCAAGTGCTGGTGAGCGACCTTCTTGCAAGCGGTCAGCTGGTGCAGCTTTCCCCAATGGACTTGCCCGGTCCCTCTTGTTGGGCGGTGCATCTTTCCAGCCATCCACGCCAGGCCGAGATCAACCGGCTTATCGAGTGGATGCGGCAGTCGCATATCGGTGATTAA
- a CDS encoding SCP2 sterol-binding domain-containing protein: MGMDEIAGKIGQRVEGSSFDKSVKFDCGSEGVIVIDGSKVSQDDQPADCTISLAKDDLESLVSGDLDPTAAFMQGKLKVDGDMSVAMQLSQVL; the protein is encoded by the coding sequence ATGGGAATGGATGAAATCGCCGGCAAAATCGGTCAGCGCGTGGAAGGCTCGAGCTTCGACAAGTCGGTCAAGTTCGACTGTGGCAGCGAAGGCGTAATCGTGATCGACGGCAGCAAGGTCAGCCAGGACGACCAGCCGGCCGACTGCACGATCAGCCTTGCCAAGGATGATCTTGAAAGCCTCGTCTCCGGCGACCTCGACCCGACCGCTGCTTTCATGCAGGGCAAGCTAAAGGTCGATGGCGACATGAGCGTGGCGATGCAGCTGAGCCAGGTGCTCTAG
- a CDS encoding MarR family winged helix-turn-helix transcriptional regulator, which produces MIEPSAREKSACCNTGTNTIANRDQTGQSGLPCMTSILDHKLRRAQLLVFQDFIETFSTSRLRPAEFSVLAMIANHPGQKQTTIAEELGIKRANFVALMDSLEARGFAERRKGENDRRSHSLYLTEAGEEFVSHMCKLWNEHEERMLERLGGEENRDQLVMLLDRLLVGSGADRSTAEASGLIRNSH; this is translated from the coding sequence ATGATTGAACCTTCCGCACGGGAAAAGAGTGCCTGCTGCAATACGGGCACGAACACCATCGCCAACCGGGACCAGACCGGACAGTCGGGTCTGCCCTGCATGACCTCGATCCTTGATCACAAGCTGCGCCGGGCACAGCTTCTCGTTTTTCAGGACTTCATCGAGACCTTCTCCACCAGCCGCTTGCGGCCGGCAGAGTTCTCCGTACTCGCAATGATTGCCAATCATCCGGGTCAGAAGCAGACGACAATCGCCGAGGAACTCGGTATCAAGCGTGCGAATTTCGTCGCGCTGATGGACAGCCTGGAGGCGCGCGGTTTTGCTGAGAGGCGCAAGGGCGAGAACGATCGTCGTTCGCATTCGCTCTATCTGACGGAAGCCGGTGAGGAATTCGTGTCTCACATGTGCAAGCTGTGGAACGAGCACGAGGAACGCATGCTCGAACGACTTGGCGGCGAAGAAAACCGCGACCAGCTCGTCATGCTGCTCGACCGCCTGCTTGTCGGCAGCGGCGCTGACCGGTCTACCGCTGAAGCCTCTGGTCTCATTCGCAATTCCCATTGA
- a CDS encoding rod-binding protein gives MAIKPPGDILMDVAKAADPARLAAAREKLQAQSSQRTARSSQASASAMSFAADFRAKSMTAKPDTSTDKVAARPPEHFVKFEAMVLQNFLKTMMPEDTQSVYGEGLAGEMWQGLLAQQVAESIATRGGIGIAERVLSDHYLDGEKKVAIAGISGKPEEARLQEDLSEALVEEIERQAAKALDMDMAAKANSAKP, from the coding sequence GTGGCCATCAAACCACCCGGCGACATTCTGATGGACGTGGCAAAGGCTGCCGATCCGGCAAGGCTTGCAGCCGCGCGTGAGAAACTGCAGGCGCAGTCGTCGCAGCGCACGGCGCGCAGCAGCCAGGCAAGTGCGTCCGCCATGAGCTTTGCTGCAGATTTCCGCGCCAAGTCGATGACCGCCAAGCCCGACACTTCAACGGACAAGGTTGCAGCGCGGCCACCGGAGCATTTCGTGAAGTTCGAGGCGATGGTCCTGCAGAACTTCCTGAAAACCATGATGCCGGAAGACACGCAGAGTGTTTACGGCGAAGGCCTTGCAGGCGAGATGTGGCAGGGACTGCTCGCGCAGCAGGTGGCTGAATCCATTGCCACCAGGGGCGGTATCGGCATTGCCGAGCGTGTCCTCTCCGACCACTATTTGGACGGAGAGAAGAAAGTGGCCATTGCCGGCATCTCCGGCAAGCCGGAAGAAGCCCGCCTGCAGGAAGACCTTTCCGAGGCGCTGGTTGAAGAGATCGAACGCCAGGCTGCCAAAGCGCTGGATATGGACATGGCGGCGAAGGCCAACAGCGCCAAGCCCTGA
- the fliR gene encoding flagellar biosynthetic protein FliR: MLSAVVLNTAILTAFLAFCRIGACFLFLPGLGSARVPMQVRLFVAVGASLALTLPLWDAIAPHVGTSPTRLLFLIGSELLIGALIGLVARFYLLSVQFIAAAIAMMSGFGMAAGGIAIEENEPQPAIAAIISFSALLLLFVLDFHHAVVQALAASYRVAPVDALFNAQTALIDLTDTLAESFFIMLRLGSPYLAYAILVNLAIGLLNKLTPQIPIYFISLPFVIAGGLVLTYFGISTFLSLMADGFLPTTLGR, from the coding sequence ATGCTGAGCGCTGTCGTCCTCAACACCGCGATCCTGACAGCGTTCCTCGCATTCTGTCGCATCGGGGCGTGCTTCCTGTTCCTTCCCGGCCTCGGCTCCGCGCGTGTGCCGATGCAGGTGCGATTGTTCGTTGCGGTCGGCGCAAGCCTGGCACTCACTCTGCCGCTATGGGACGCGATCGCGCCCCATGTGGGAACGAGCCCTACCCGGCTTCTCTTCCTCATCGGGTCGGAACTGCTGATCGGCGCACTGATCGGGCTGGTCGCACGCTTCTACCTCTTGTCGGTTCAGTTCATCGCGGCTGCGATTGCCATGATGTCCGGCTTTGGCATGGCGGCAGGCGGCATCGCGATTGAAGAGAACGAACCTCAGCCGGCCATTGCGGCCATCATTTCGTTCTCCGCGCTGCTTCTGCTTTTCGTCTTGGACTTTCACCATGCGGTGGTGCAGGCGCTTGCCGCCTCTTACCGCGTCGCGCCAGTGGATGCGCTCTTCAACGCCCAGACGGCGCTGATCGACCTGACTGACACGCTGGCTGAATCCTTTTTCATCATGCTGCGGCTTGGCAGCCCGTATCTCGCCTATGCGATCCTGGTGAATCTCGCCATCGGTCTTTTGAACAAGCTGACGCCGCAGATTCCGATCTATTTCATCTCCCTCCCCTTCGTGATCGCCGGCGGATTGGTCCTCACCTATTTCGGGATTTCGACCTTCCTTTCGCTCATGGCTGACGGCTTCCTGCCGACGACATTGGGGCGCTGA